The Alkalispirochaeta americana genome contains a region encoding:
- the ablA gene encoding lysine 2,3-aminomutase codes for MKHFTSKQREIAGKLQQDFTGGNWSNWRWHIKHSITDLDSFETVSGITFSPKEREALQETIETFPLSITPYYLSLIDVADWQNDPVMKQAFPDSRELLRQDYEMADPLSEDTDSPIPAITHRYPDRVLFHISNSCSMYCRHCTRKRKVGDRDSIPTREILSQGIEYLREHREIRDVLLSGGDPLMLSDSYLEWILSQIREIDHIEIIRIGTRMPVVLPYRITDELVDMLKRYHPLYVNTHFNHPREVTGSSRAALTRLADGGIPLGNQTVLLRDVNDCPRIQKALVQKMLQNRVRPYYLYQCDLSEGLTHFRTPVSKGIEIMESLRGHTSGLAVPTYVVDAPGGGGKIPVAPNYLVSYSPSKVVLRNFEGVITTYREPSEYPHTYCNRDCDECHLQLKLDEARENNATGITQLLSDEDDVYTLVPENTTRICRRQDEIAE; via the coding sequence ATGAAGCATTTCACCAGCAAGCAACGAGAGATCGCAGGAAAACTCCAGCAGGATTTCACCGGAGGAAACTGGTCAAACTGGCGCTGGCATATCAAGCATTCCATTACCGACCTTGATTCCTTCGAGACGGTCTCGGGCATAACCTTTTCTCCAAAGGAGAGGGAGGCTCTCCAGGAGACGATCGAGACTTTCCCGCTCTCCATTACGCCCTATTACCTCTCTCTGATAGACGTGGCGGACTGGCAAAACGATCCCGTCATGAAACAGGCCTTTCCCGATTCGCGGGAACTCCTCCGCCAGGATTACGAGATGGCCGACCCCCTCTCGGAGGACACGGACAGTCCCATACCGGCCATCACCCATCGCTACCCCGACAGGGTTCTTTTTCACATCAGTAACAGCTGTTCCATGTACTGCCGCCATTGCACCCGAAAGCGAAAAGTGGGAGACCGCGATTCCATCCCCACCAGGGAAATTCTCTCCCAGGGGATCGAGTATCTCCGCGAGCATCGGGAGATTCGGGATGTTCTTCTTTCGGGGGGAGACCCGCTGATGCTCTCCGATTCATACCTGGAGTGGATACTGAGCCAGATTCGGGAGATCGACCACATCGAGATTATACGAATCGGCACGCGAATGCCCGTGGTCCTGCCCTATCGGATCACCGATGAGCTGGTGGATATGCTGAAGCGTTACCACCCCCTCTACGTAAACACCCATTTCAACCACCCTCGGGAGGTGACCGGTTCATCCCGGGCAGCCCTCACGCGCCTGGCCGATGGGGGTATACCTCTGGGTAACCAGACGGTTCTCCTGCGGGATGTCAACGACTGTCCCAGAATACAGAAAGCCCTGGTTCAAAAGATGCTGCAGAATCGTGTGAGACCCTATTATCTGTACCAGTGTGACCTCTCCGAAGGCCTCACCCATTTCCGCACGCCCGTGAGCAAGGGAATCGAGATCATGGAAAGCCTGAGGGGTCACACCAGCGGGCTGGCTGTGCCCACCTATGTGGTGGATGCCCCCGGCGGAGGAGGAAAGATACCGGTGGCGCCAAACTATCTGGTCTCCTACTCTCCTTCCAAGGTGGTTCTGCGTAATTTCGAGGGAGTGATCACCACCTACCGGGAGCCCTCGGAATATCCTCACACCTACTGCAACCGCGACTGCGATGAGTGTCACCTCCAGCTCAAGCTGGACGAAGCCCGGGAGAATAACGCCACGGGAATCACCCAGTTGCTTTCCGACGAGGACGATGTTTATACCCTGGTTCCCGAGAACACCACGCGCATCTGCCGTCGTCAGGATGAGATTGCTGAATGA
- a CDS encoding NAD-dependent protein deacylase, with the protein MDLEEMKELEELKEHLSASQKIVFFGGAGVSTESGIPDFRSSRADNHDRFYRGYAPEELLSAAMLQEKPEIFFSYYRQHLVHPRAQPNRAHRVLASWEDQGKLQAVVTQNIDGLHQEAGSKTVWELHGSVHRNSCLACGKSFGLKSIVESTGAVPRCDTCGGIIRPRVVLYGESLDQSVVEEACRAISRAEILIVGGSSLVVHPAAGLLHHYRGDCLIIVNRDETPWDDRARRVFRGSIGEVLEEMAAVR; encoded by the coding sequence ATGGACCTGGAAGAAATGAAGGAACTGGAAGAACTGAAGGAACACCTCTCGGCCTCACAGAAGATCGTTTTTTTCGGCGGTGCCGGCGTCTCCACCGAGAGCGGTATCCCCGACTTCCGTTCCAGCCGGGCAGACAACCATGATCGGTTCTACCGTGGCTACGCACCGGAAGAGCTTCTGAGTGCGGCCATGCTGCAGGAAAAACCGGAAATCTTCTTCTCCTACTATCGGCAGCACCTGGTGCATCCCCGGGCACAACCCAATCGGGCTCACCGGGTTCTTGCGTCCTGGGAGGACCAGGGCAAGCTTCAGGCTGTGGTAACTCAGAACATCGATGGTCTTCATCAGGAAGCTGGCAGCAAGACTGTCTGGGAGCTCCATGGGTCGGTCCACCGCAACAGCTGTCTTGCCTGCGGAAAATCTTTTGGCCTCAAATCAATTGTCGAAAGTACCGGCGCCGTTCCCCGATGTGATACCTGCGGTGGAATAATCCGGCCCCGGGTTGTTCTCTACGGAGAGTCTCTCGATCAGTCCGTGGTAGAGGAGGCCTGTCGGGCGATCTCCCGGGCCGAGATCCTGATCGTGGGGGGGAGTTCCCTGGTCGTTCACCCCGCTGCGGGGCTTCTGCACCACTACAGGGGGGACTGTCTGATTATCGTGAATCGTGATGAAACGCCCTGGGACGACCGGGCCCGGCGGGTTTTTCGGGGATCCATCGGTGAGGTTCTGGAAGAGATGGCCGCTGTCCGGTAA
- a CDS encoding ARMT1-like domain-containing protein produces MTERFPRIIHSILQANPTYPGRVQKRLEELSRKMVENGEIPPLVDSAFDQDQWNCLYRSCQGQGWQETEWFFAETYAYRLLLEACEYFSTLKDPFGPLKERELEQGTAFWPLLAEAETRKNGGAPGTPRSLKEELLQALLLSLWGNRADLSFSGGTALDTTGEIPETLVAQDDQPALDHLLGLQGASEEAESSGREIHLVLDNTGSELAADVALSLTLRRLLKVPLVLHLKLYPTYVSDTTVADLHRFLDVAATHPREEVRSRASAFGAALKEGAIRLAPDDFWCQPLFLADAPPRITRALDRAGMVIFKGDLNYRRAMHDTIWPPGTPLAEAIRCRHEAPWLFLRTIKSDCLAGVSRERCQALQAEDPSWRTSGTRGLLQLASD; encoded by the coding sequence ATGACTGAGCGATTTCCACGAATTATACATTCCATACTTCAAGCAAACCCCACCTATCCCGGCCGTGTTCAGAAGCGCCTGGAGGAACTCTCGCGGAAGATGGTGGAAAACGGTGAGATCCCGCCGCTGGTCGATTCAGCCTTCGATCAGGATCAGTGGAATTGTCTCTACCGGTCCTGCCAGGGGCAAGGCTGGCAGGAAACGGAATGGTTCTTTGCCGAAACCTACGCCTACCGCCTTCTTCTGGAGGCCTGTGAGTATTTTTCTACCCTGAAAGACCCCTTTGGACCTCTGAAAGAGAGAGAACTCGAACAGGGAACCGCCTTTTGGCCCCTCCTGGCGGAGGCAGAAACCCGAAAGAACGGGGGAGCTCCCGGAACTCCCCGGTCCCTGAAGGAGGAGCTCCTCCAGGCCCTGCTCCTCTCTCTCTGGGGGAACCGGGCCGATCTGAGTTTCAGCGGTGGCACAGCCCTGGACACGACAGGGGAGATCCCGGAGACCCTCGTTGCCCAGGATGACCAGCCTGCCCTGGATCATCTTCTTGGCCTGCAGGGCGCCTCGGAAGAGGCTGAATCGTCGGGGCGGGAGATTCACCTGGTCCTGGATAATACTGGGTCAGAGTTGGCGGCTGATGTGGCCCTCTCTTTGACTCTGAGGAGGCTCCTGAAAGTCCCTCTGGTGCTCCACCTGAAGCTGTACCCCACCTACGTGAGCGATACCACCGTGGCAGATCTGCACCGGTTCCTCGATGTTGCAGCTACCCATCCCCGTGAGGAGGTTCGGTCCCGTGCCTCGGCTTTTGGAGCCGCTCTGAAAGAGGGGGCAATACGACTTGCCCCGGATGATTTCTGGTGCCAGCCCCTTTTTCTTGCCGATGCTCCGCCACGCATCACGAGAGCGCTGGACCGGGCTGGTATGGTCATCTTCAAGGGAGATCTGAACTATCGACGGGCCATGCATGATACAATATGGCCACCCGGGACCCCTCTGGCCGAGGCGATCCGTTGCAGACACGAGGCTCCCTGGCTCTTTCTCCGGACCATAAAAAGCGATTGCCTTGCGGGTGTATCCCGGGAGCGGTGTCAGGCACTCCAGGCGGAAGACCCTTCGTGGAGAACAAGCGGAACCCGGGGGCTTCTGCAACTGGCCTCAGATTAG
- a CDS encoding PTS sugar transporter subunit IIA yields MLFDVLNESLVKTRYGADSLEEVVEELLRLLDATGKILDLDQARRDLRENQQHLAAGMQHGIAIPHAKTAAVQELVAAVVVTEKPIDCQSVDGSPSQIFIMTLSPHDMTGPHIRFLSEIGRLLKHRKVRRDLLKTKDSRELLTVLRGA; encoded by the coding sequence GTGCTTTTTGACGTGCTGAACGAGTCCCTGGTGAAAACCAGGTACGGGGCCGATTCTCTGGAAGAAGTGGTGGAGGAGCTCTTGCGCCTTCTTGATGCTACCGGAAAGATTCTTGATCTGGATCAGGCCCGGCGGGATCTTCGGGAGAATCAGCAGCATCTTGCTGCGGGGATGCAGCATGGCATCGCGATCCCCCATGCCAAGACGGCTGCGGTGCAGGAGCTGGTGGCCGCGGTGGTGGTAACAGAGAAGCCCATCGATTGCCAGAGTGTTGATGGTTCCCCCTCGCAGATTTTTATCATGACCCTTTCCCCTCATGACATGACAGGTCCTCACATCCGGTTTCTGAGCGAGATCGGCCGCTTGCTAAAACACCGCAAGGTTCGTCGGGATCTGCTCAAGACGAAGGATTCCCGGGAGCTTCTGACGGTCCTGCGAGGCGCCTGA
- a CDS encoding proton-conducting transporter transmembrane domain-containing protein, with product MKPIFSWTWVLPDGMDAAVLLLFCFAGAVSMLLLLVQRHHRAILPGLIHVAGGILAALSADLITLLVAWEILTFSAFFLLLQSRTGEARRAASLYLVVQIIAAALYFVAALLHFNETGTLRTGGLAAEGLVPAAQPFMALAVLIKTAGIPFHFWLVRAYPVAALPITPLLSAFTTKVGVVTAARLVRFSPGGVPLFAWAGALTALVAVVLALRQHQVRRLLSYHLISQVGYMTAAVGMAGMTVDTAMVGTATRAGLFHLVTHTLYKALLFMVAAEAARSFVAPGGGPQEELPLMGGLARKRPILCVLGVIGAAAISGVPFTSGYASKELLKHAVGGGAPGLLLQLASVGTGLSFLKFLWMIFWAPAKSPITLPSRTRRAICLVPAFLVAVATVLIGLRPTLVPGIDSWSGFSGPSLGAALLPLGGSLLLWVRFRARLVAQGRPVSLPAGAGPDPARVMFRLATEQISRQGSRLAGALKAWHRWGPQSQLLLALATVVLLGFLVATL from the coding sequence GTGAAGCCGATCTTCTCCTGGACCTGGGTGTTGCCGGACGGCATGGACGCAGCAGTGCTCCTGCTCTTCTGTTTTGCCGGTGCCGTCAGCATGCTGCTTCTGCTTGTCCAGAGACATCACCGGGCGATCTTGCCGGGGCTGATCCACGTGGCAGGGGGCATCCTGGCCGCGCTGAGCGCAGATCTGATAACGCTTCTGGTGGCCTGGGAGATTCTTACCTTCTCGGCCTTCTTTCTCCTGTTACAGAGCCGAACAGGCGAGGCCCGCCGGGCTGCGTCGCTGTATCTTGTTGTTCAGATCATCGCGGCGGCCCTCTACTTTGTGGCGGCCCTTCTTCACTTCAACGAAACAGGAACGCTCCGTACCGGGGGGCTTGCTGCCGAGGGTCTTGTCCCGGCGGCGCAGCCCTTCATGGCCCTGGCTGTGCTGATAAAAACGGCGGGGATTCCCTTCCATTTCTGGCTTGTCCGGGCCTATCCGGTGGCAGCCCTGCCGATAACGCCGCTGCTCTCGGCCTTCACCACCAAGGTGGGTGTGGTTACGGCAGCCCGGCTGGTCCGGTTTTCTCCGGGAGGAGTACCGCTTTTTGCCTGGGCCGGAGCGCTCACTGCGCTGGTTGCGGTGGTGCTGGCGCTTCGGCAGCATCAGGTTCGTCGACTCCTGAGCTACCACCTGATTAGCCAGGTGGGATACATGACCGCTGCCGTGGGAATGGCCGGGATGACCGTTGACACGGCTATGGTCGGCACCGCCACCCGGGCAGGGCTTTTTCACCTGGTGACCCACACCCTCTACAAGGCCCTCCTTTTCATGGTGGCTGCCGAAGCTGCCCGATCCTTCGTCGCTCCCGGAGGTGGCCCCCAGGAAGAACTGCCTCTCATGGGCGGTCTGGCCCGAAAGCGGCCGATCCTCTGCGTGCTGGGTGTAATTGGTGCTGCAGCGATCTCGGGAGTCCCCTTTACCAGCGGCTACGCCAGCAAGGAACTCCTGAAACACGCCGTGGGCGGAGGCGCACCGGGGCTTCTGCTGCAACTGGCCTCGGTCGGAACAGGCCTCTCCTTTTTGAAGTTTCTCTGGATGATCTTCTGGGCTCCTGCGAAAAGTCCAATTACGCTCCCCTCAAGGACAAGGAGGGCGATTTGCCTGGTGCCCGCCTTCCTTGTTGCTGTTGCAACGGTCCTGATCGGTCTTCGTCCCACGCTGGTGCCCGGGATCGACAGCTGGAGCGGCTTCTCCGGCCCGTCTCTGGGCGCGGCCCTTCTTCCCCTGGGGGGATCGCTCCTGCTGTGGGTGCGTTTCAGAGCCAGGCTTGTCGCCCAGGGGAGGCCGGTTTCATTGCCTGCCGGTGCAGGACCGGATCCGGCCCGCGTCATGTTCCGGCTGGCCACGGAGCAGATTTCCCGGCAGGGCTCCCGGCTGGCGGGTGCCTTGAAAGCGTGGCACCGCTGGGGCCCTCAGTCTCAGTTGCTTCTGGCCCTGGCCACGGTGGTTCTGCTGGGGTTTCTTGTGGCAACCCTCTGA
- a CDS encoding complex I subunit 5 family protein, translating into MEHLPLLIVIIPLGTAFMIALGDLAYPRSKVWILVTGLGLQTAAVCLLGRAVARQGLVIYVPGGWLPPWGILLAADAGTVLLAGIVLAGFIAVTIFSLGSRELGALTGKFFPLLCLYTSALNGIVVAADLFNLFVFLELATVSTIGLIGMKGRGRNAAAALTYLILASFSGVLFLLAVIVIYRTTGTLSIPLAARVIPSLAGRTRAVLAVSLVVSLGIKIGLVPLHLWQAPAYRAAGSTAAGFLSAVGMKVYLGALIRLLWGLLQAPLLVPALFPVLLWAGMINIVLGHLLALFEGDLKRLIAFSSVAHAGYICLGLGAAGMAGVSLGDAALATTSAAGAALAAALYHAVNHSAMKSALFWSCRSFIVTAGTSRIASLSGRAAASPLAFAAFLGAAAALIGLPPTGGFASKWQIAIVQPGVLPLLVIALGTVISLVYYARTALILAGPGTLAGPLEDTTLPEQGRADSSGQGIGAPETGAPGTRAPGTTVAAVLVLLLAGGALSTGILERWMIPFLEEASQAFLSTAPELEAALEAALDATRSTAERSLP; encoded by the coding sequence ATGGAACACCTGCCCCTGCTGATCGTGATAATACCCCTGGGAACGGCCTTTATGATCGCCCTGGGTGATCTGGCATATCCCCGGAGCAAAGTGTGGATTCTCGTAACCGGTCTTGGCCTGCAGACAGCTGCGGTCTGCCTGCTGGGCCGGGCCGTCGCCCGACAGGGCCTGGTGATTTACGTTCCGGGGGGGTGGCTTCCCCCCTGGGGCATTCTCCTGGCGGCCGATGCGGGAACGGTCTTGCTCGCGGGGATCGTCCTTGCGGGGTTTATCGCGGTGACGATCTTCTCCCTGGGTTCCCGGGAGCTGGGTGCCCTGACAGGAAAGTTCTTCCCCCTGCTTTGCCTCTACACGAGCGCTCTCAACGGCATTGTTGTAGCGGCCGATCTTTTTAACCTCTTCGTCTTCCTGGAGCTGGCCACGGTTTCCACGATCGGGCTGATCGGGATGAAGGGGCGCGGCAGGAACGCCGCTGCAGCCCTGACGTATCTGATTCTGGCCTCTTTCAGCGGCGTTCTCTTTCTCCTGGCCGTTATTGTGATCTATCGGACCACGGGAACTCTCTCGATTCCCCTGGCTGCCCGGGTTATTCCGTCCCTGGCTGGACGAACCCGGGCCGTTTTGGCGGTGTCTCTTGTGGTTTCCCTGGGGATCAAGATCGGGTTGGTGCCGCTGCACCTGTGGCAGGCTCCGGCCTATCGCGCCGCGGGAAGCACCGCAGCGGGGTTTCTTTCGGCCGTTGGCATGAAGGTCTACCTGGGTGCCCTGATCCGGCTCCTCTGGGGGCTTCTGCAAGCTCCTCTCCTGGTGCCGGCGCTCTTTCCCGTCCTCCTCTGGGCGGGGATGATCAACATCGTTCTGGGGCACCTGCTGGCCCTCTTCGAGGGGGATTTGAAGCGCCTTATCGCTTTTTCCAGCGTGGCCCACGCGGGGTATATCTGTCTTGGCCTGGGGGCCGCCGGGATGGCCGGAGTCTCTCTCGGGGATGCTGCTCTTGCAACGACGAGTGCCGCCGGGGCTGCCCTGGCGGCGGCGCTGTATCACGCGGTGAACCATAGCGCCATGAAGAGCGCTCTCTTCTGGTCCTGCCGCAGCTTTATCGTCACCGCCGGCACGTCGCGGATCGCCAGTCTTTCCGGCCGGGCAGCTGCGTCCCCCCTTGCTTTCGCAGCATTTCTGGGGGCAGCGGCGGCCCTGATCGGGTTGCCCCCCACGGGTGGCTTCGCCTCGAAATGGCAGATCGCGATAGTTCAGCCTGGTGTGCTGCCGCTTCTGGTGATCGCTCTGGGGACGGTCATCTCCCTGGTCTACTACGCCCGAACGGCCTTGATCCTGGCAGGCCCCGGGACGCTCGCGGGGCCTCTGGAAGATACAACCCTTCCGGAACAGGGGAGGGCCGATTCTTCAGGTCAGGGTATCGGTGCTCCTGAAACCGGAGCTCCCGGAACCCGTGCTCCCGGGACAACCGTAGCGGCGGTCCTGGTGCTGCTTCTCGCAGGAGGTGCCCTGTCCACGGGAATCCTGGAGCGATGGATGATCCCCTTCCTGGAAGAGGCGAGTCAGGCTTTCCTTTCCACCGCTCCAGAGCTTGAGGCCGCCCTGGAAGCAGCCCTGGATGCAACCCGGAGCACAGCAGAAAGGAGTCTCCCGTGA
- a CDS encoding sodium:proton antiporter, which yields MVPNVQLVTCIAAGIIFAVGLFGLLTHRDMINICISMSVMESSLVIVLAALAWVPGGAAPIMDGPFVDLPAEAFVDPLPHALALTAIVIGAGLLAVALALSVVLYQRFGTTDLSRIFRELHRQEG from the coding sequence GTGGTCCCGAATGTACAGCTCGTGACCTGTATCGCCGCAGGAATAATTTTTGCCGTGGGGCTCTTCGGCCTTCTCACCCACCGGGACATGATCAACATCTGCATTTCCATGAGCGTCATGGAATCATCGCTGGTTATCGTTCTTGCTGCCCTGGCCTGGGTTCCCGGGGGGGCTGCCCCCATCATGGACGGCCCCTTTGTTGATCTTCCGGCCGAGGCTTTTGTGGATCCCTTGCCCCATGCCCTGGCGCTGACAGCGATCGTAATTGGAGCCGGCCTGCTGGCTGTCGCCCTGGCTCTCTCGGTTGTGCTCTATCAGCGGTTTGGCACCACCGATCTCTCCCGGATCTTTCGGGAGCTTCACCGGCAGGAGGGGTAG
- the mbhE gene encoding hydrogen gas-evolving membrane-bound hydrogenase subunit E, translated as MNVGDRFRTVVAALLSVIAAAAALVTLLLEESASPFPGFLQDGAHATGSVNIPTAILMDYRAFDTLGEASVIFGSAVVIAAILGTPRFAREDQPLGLLSRRALVYLLPLFLIFPSYVITNGHRSPGGGFQGGVSIAVLVILLHVAFGNRFALQRVSLRFLGFVEYLGALAFLATGILGILLGSSFLANVVAGVPRGTPGALLSGGIIPVLNIIVGCKVAAGLSSIYCHLAGGGD; from the coding sequence ATGAACGTCGGGGATCGGTTCCGTACTGTTGTTGCAGCGCTCCTTTCGGTGATCGCTGCGGCGGCCGCCCTGGTGACGCTTCTGCTGGAAGAAAGCGCATCGCCTTTTCCGGGGTTTCTTCAGGATGGGGCGCACGCCACGGGAAGTGTCAACATCCCCACGGCGATCCTCATGGACTATCGCGCCTTTGACACTCTGGGTGAGGCTTCGGTGATTTTTGGTTCCGCTGTAGTAATCGCCGCCATTCTGGGGACACCCCGCTTTGCCAGAGAGGACCAGCCCCTGGGGCTTCTCTCGCGGAGGGCTCTGGTGTATCTGTTGCCGCTCTTCCTGATCTTTCCCTCCTATGTGATCACCAACGGTCATCGATCTCCCGGAGGAGGGTTTCAGGGCGGTGTCAGCATCGCTGTCCTGGTGATCCTGCTCCATGTTGCTTTTGGCAACCGCTTCGCCCTCCAGCGGGTTTCTCTGAGGTTCCTGGGGTTTGTGGAATACCTGGGGGCCCTGGCTTTTCTGGCTACGGGAATTCTGGGGATTCTCCTGGGGTCCTCCTTTCTTGCCAATGTCGTTGCGGGAGTTCCCCGGGGAACTCCGGGAGCGCTGCTCAGTGGGGGAATCATCCCGGTTCTCAATATCATTGTGGGTTGCAAGGTGGCTGCCGGATTAAGCTCGATTTATTGCCATCTGGCAGGGGGTGGAGACTAG
- a CDS encoding hydrogenase subunit MbhD domain-containing protein → MTSLLLETAYYLILAGVVVSATAAVLLKGPLASIILLSVFSVFSTILFALLQAVDVAMAEAVIGAGLMTALFVTALNRTGGIR, encoded by the coding sequence ATGACCAGCCTGCTCCTTGAAACGGCTTACTACCTGATTCTGGCGGGTGTTGTTGTGAGTGCAACCGCTGCGGTGCTCCTGAAGGGGCCTTTGGCATCGATTATTCTTCTTTCGGTGTTCAGTGTTTTTTCCACGATTCTCTTTGCCCTGTTGCAGGCCGTAGACGTGGCCATGGCCGAGGCAGTAATCGGCGCGGGGCTCATGACGGCTCTTTTTGTGACGGCCCTGAACCGCACCGGGGGCATCCGGTGA
- the mnhG gene encoding monovalent cation/H(+) antiporter subunit G gives MILTQFLRILSVLALGAGSFFVFAMTLGMWRFPDAFTRLHAGTKGLTIGAGLIVLGAALAAPSLLFGLRIAVIFLFLMITNPIATQAIARANYRIDRSRRHLVLDEYQELRDSLEHNHDQPAP, from the coding sequence GTGATTCTGACTCAGTTTCTGCGTATCCTGAGTGTCCTCGCTCTGGGAGCGGGGTCGTTCTTTGTATTCGCCATGACCCTGGGGATGTGGCGCTTCCCCGACGCCTTTACCCGCCTCCACGCAGGAACCAAGGGGCTCACCATCGGGGCGGGGCTTATCGTCCTGGGGGCTGCCCTGGCAGCACCCTCGCTACTCTTTGGTCTGCGAATCGCTGTGATCTTTCTCTTTCTCATGATCACCAACCCCATAGCAACTCAGGCGATCGCCCGGGCCAATTATCGTATTGATCGTTCCAGGCGGCATCTCGTCCTGGACGAGTATCAGGAACTGCGCGATTCCCTGGAGCACAACCATGACCAGCCTGCTCCTTGA
- a CDS encoding monovalent cation/H+ antiporter complex subunit F, translating to MIPLVLVLLCLCSLACLGRVLRGPTLLDRIAAGDAIGVMLVVVLVLLALLMERAVFLDIALVYGLLLFADLLVISRSLEEKDPALPGEPPPGEGCNR from the coding sequence ATGATTCCTCTTGTGCTGGTTCTCCTGTGCCTCTGCAGTCTTGCCTGTCTGGGCCGGGTTCTCCGGGGGCCTACGTTACTCGACAGAATCGCTGCGGGTGATGCCATAGGGGTGATGCTCGTGGTGGTTCTGGTGTTGCTGGCTCTTCTCATGGAGCGGGCGGTTTTTCTGGATATCGCCCTGGTTTACGGGCTGCTGCTCTTCGCTGATCTGCTGGTCATTTCCCGTTCTCTCGAGGAGAAAGATCCGGCTCTGCCCGGGGAGCCCCCCCCGGGGGAGGGATGCAACCGGTGA
- a CDS encoding Na+/H+ antiporter subunit E, with translation MVSILAAVSLFLLWFLFVGAVTVADGIAGGVIVLTSLFLFRRSRSALWFPDSRQGPDRGPSSGSPRGAGALLKGLLAGALFLPVFAGKIFLSGLQITFMALQPSITFWPGIVRVRTGLSGMTGVTALANTITLTPGTLSLDYVADGDALFIHWIDVSEYDAATLDQQVTGGLRPWVKRILE, from the coding sequence ATGGTTTCGATTCTGGCGGCGGTCTCGCTCTTCTTGCTCTGGTTCCTTTTTGTGGGAGCCGTTACCGTGGCCGACGGTATCGCGGGGGGGGTAATCGTCCTGACAAGTCTGTTTCTCTTCCGTCGCAGTCGGAGTGCCCTCTGGTTTCCCGATTCCCGTCAGGGGCCTGATCGAGGTCCTTCCAGCGGGAGCCCCCGCGGCGCTGGAGCTCTCCTGAAGGGGCTCCTGGCGGGAGCCCTCTTTCTGCCTGTCTTCGCCGGAAAGATTTTTCTCTCGGGTCTCCAGATTACCTTCATGGCTCTTCAGCCCTCGATCACCTTCTGGCCGGGGATCGTTCGCGTTCGTACCGGCCTCTCGGGAATGACCGGCGTGACGGCCCTGGCCAATACGATCACCCTCACGCCGGGAACGCTCTCCCTTGATTACGTGGCCGACGGGGATGCTCTCTTTATCCACTGGATCGACGTATCGGAGTACGACGCGGCCACCCTGGATCAACAGGTGACCGGAGGGCTCCGCCCCTGGGTGAAGAGGATTCTGGAATGA
- a CDS encoding diacylglycerol/lipid kinase family protein, producing the protein MPERDVPGNARLRRRSGSGAFPFLQGIRRPGGSRGRWKNEPPGTIVDTVLYQNILAVVNPVAGSSGDVEKMKDLLAKGLEGPGRSVAIHETSVSDDVAGLVRAACDDGVSLVVACGGDGTVGSVVNGLVGTGAVLGILPAGTGNGLARAFGIPLRPEAAVALLAAAAGAAPTAATRAVDTFSVEGRHFVLNLSVGISARSMDETPPRDKKRFGLLAYLWRIVGHLPGGRSTRYHLILDDYSRRVEATELIVSSGTLLDHLPNVLGPAETFCDGLLDVYVVNGRSLMDYGEICLRILFRQKAKEGRFTHYRVGNRLFLEAERKPEPVQGDGEVFTRTPLEVQVHRGALSLVVPCRNQESRENPS; encoded by the coding sequence ATGCCGGAAAGAGACGTTCCCGGCAACGCCCGGCTCCGGAGACGTTCCGGGAGCGGGGCATTTCCGTTCCTCCAGGGGATACGAAGGCCAGGGGGTTCAAGGGGGCGCTGGAAAAATGAGCCTCCAGGTACTATCGTTGATACCGTGCTGTATCAGAACATACTGGCCGTTGTGAACCCTGTTGCGGGAAGCTCTGGTGACGTGGAAAAAATGAAAGATCTTCTGGCAAAAGGGCTGGAAGGTCCCGGCCGAAGCGTGGCCATTCACGAAACCTCGGTATCGGACGATGTGGCTGGTCTCGTGCGGGCTGCCTGCGACGACGGGGTCTCTCTGGTGGTTGCCTGTGGAGGAGACGGTACCGTGGGGAGTGTTGTCAACGGTCTGGTCGGAACCGGTGCGGTCCTGGGGATACTGCCTGCCGGAACGGGAAACGGCCTGGCCCGGGCCTTTGGAATCCCCCTTCGTCCCGAGGCTGCTGTGGCGCTTCTGGCGGCAGCTGCCGGGGCCGCTCCCACAGCTGCAACGCGAGCTGTCGATACCTTTTCGGTAGAAGGGCGACACTTCGTGCTCAATCTGAGCGTTGGTATCAGTGCGCGGTCGATGGACGAGACCCCGCCCCGGGACAAGAAGCGCTTCGGCCTCCTGGCCTATCTCTGGCGGATCGTCGGGCATCTTCCGGGAGGCCGTTCCACCCGCTATCACCTGATCCTGGACGACTATTCCCGCCGGGTGGAGGCCACGGAGCTGATCGTCTCCAGCGGCACCCTTCTGGATCATCTTCCCAATGTTTTGGGCCCCGCCGAGACCTTCTGCGATGGCCTGCTGGATGTCTATGTGGTGAACGGGCGATCCCTGATGGACTACGGCGAGATCTGCCTGAGGATTCTCTTTCGCCAAAAGGCAAAAGAGGGACGGTTTACCCACTATCGGGTGGGGAACCGGCTCTTTCTGGAGGCTGAACGGAAACCCGAGCCCGTTCAGGGAGACGGCGAGGTCTTCACCAGGACGCCTCTGGAGGTGCAGGTCCATCGGGGAGCGCTGTCACTGGTGGTTCCCTGCCGAAACCAGGAGAGCCGGGAAAATCCTTCTTGA